A single genomic interval of Rhododendron vialii isolate Sample 1 chromosome 3a, ASM3025357v1 harbors:
- the LOC131320785 gene encoding bZIP transcription factor TGA10 isoform X1: MGFSRAVLERESSNKHLHLVEPTGLNMGSNKNQLVLVNQHQQQIQDPSPHQHHQYQLQQQQLQNNPQIHPYMMQSSSSSSPIPTNFISKDSGAYDLGELDQALFLYFDGQQDPSSVQDQRRAENTGMRPPTLNIFPSQPMHIEPLTTKGSVGLVSSSPATSGSKRPSEPSMESTNPKNNAATGPDQAPAKAIKREGNRKGPTSSSEQEGPKTPDPKTLRRLAQNREAARKSRLRKKAYVQQLETSRIKLTQLEQELQRARSQGVFYGGGGALMGADQSIPVMNNISSVFDMEYQRWLEEHHRLMCELRAAVQEHIPENELRLFVDNCLAHYDEIMNFKSMVVKSDVFHLLSGMWKSPAERCFMWMGGFRPSELIKIILNQIEPLTEQQLLGICGLQQSTQEAEDALSQGLEALNQSLSDTIASDSLSSPPNMGNYMGQMAIAMNKLSTLEGFVRQADNLRHQTIHRLHQILTTRQAARCLLAIAEYFHRLRALSSLWLARPRQD, encoded by the exons ATGGGGTTCTCAAGAGctgttttagagagagaaagcagcAACAAGCACCTTCATCTAGTTGAGCCTACTGGCTTGAATATGGGTTCCAATAAAAACCAGCTAGTACTTGTGAACCAACATCAACAACAAATTCAAGATCCTTCTCCTCATCAACATCATCAGTATCAGCTGCAACAACAACAGCTGCAGAATAATCCTCAGATTCATCCGTATATGATGCAATCGTCTTCGTCTTCGTCGCCGATTCCTACCAACTTCAT AAGCAAAGATTCTGGAGCTTATGATTTGGGTGAGTTAGATCAAGctctctttctttattttgatGGACAACAAGACCCCTCATCTGTGCAAGACCAAAGGC GTGCAGAGAACACTGGGATGAGGCCACCAACTCTGAACATTTTCCCTTCACAGCCAATGCACATAGAGCCATTAACAACCAAG GGAAGTGTTGGATTAGTTTCTTCATCTCCAGCAACTAGTGGTTCGAAGAGACCATCTGAGCCGTCCATGGAGTCGACCAACCCCAAAAACAATGCTGCCACTGGTCCTGATCAAGCACCTGCCAAAGCAATCAAG CGTGAAGGTAACCGCAAAGGCCCGACATCAAGTTCAGAACAGGAAGGACCTAAAACGCCAGACCCCAAG ACACTGAGGAGACTTGCTCAAAATCGAGAGGCAGCTAGGAAAAGCAGACTTAGGAAAAAG GCTTATGTTCAGCAGCTAGAAACAAGTAGGATTAAGCTTACACAACTTGAACAAGAGCTACAAAGGGCTAGATCACAA ggGGTCTTTTATGGTGGAGGTGGTGCTCTAATGGGAGCTGACCAAAGTATTCCAGTTATGAACAACATAAGCTCAG TATTTGACATGGAGTACCAAAGGTGGCTAGAGGAACACCACAGACTGATGTGCGAGCTTCGAGCAGCGGTTCAAGAGCATATACCGGAGAATGAGTTACGGTTATTTGTCGACAATTGCTTAGCTCACTACGACGAGATTATGAACTTCAAAAGCATGGTGGTTAAGTCCGACGTTTTTCACCTTCTTTCCGGCATGTGGAAGTCTCCCGCCGAACGTTGCTTCATGTGGATGGGTGGTTTCCGGCCCTCCGAGCTCATCAAG ATTATACTGAACCAAATAGAGCCGTTAACGGAGCAACAGCTGTTGGGGATTTGCGGATTACAACAGTCAACACAGGAGGCCGAAGACGCTCTATCGCAAGGACTCGAGGCACTGAATCAATCTCTCTCAGACACCATTGCTTCTGACTCACTGAGTAGCCCACCTAACATGGGAAACTACATGGGGCAGATGGCCATAGCCATGAATAAGCTCTCCACACTTGAAGGCTTCGTAAGACAG
- the LOC131320785 gene encoding bZIP transcription factor TGA10 isoform X2 — MGFSRAVLERESSNKHLHLVEPTGLNMGSNKNQLVLVNQHQQQIQDPSPHQHHQYQLQQQQLQNNPQIHPYMMQSSSSSSPIPTNFISKDSGAYDLGELDQALFLYFDGQQDPSSVQDQRQNTGMRPPTLNIFPSQPMHIEPLTTKGSVGLVSSSPATSGSKRPSEPSMESTNPKNNAATGPDQAPAKAIKREGNRKGPTSSSEQEGPKTPDPKTLRRLAQNREAARKSRLRKKAYVQQLETSRIKLTQLEQELQRARSQGVFYGGGGALMGADQSIPVMNNISSVFDMEYQRWLEEHHRLMCELRAAVQEHIPENELRLFVDNCLAHYDEIMNFKSMVVKSDVFHLLSGMWKSPAERCFMWMGGFRPSELIKIILNQIEPLTEQQLLGICGLQQSTQEAEDALSQGLEALNQSLSDTIASDSLSSPPNMGNYMGQMAIAMNKLSTLEGFVRQADNLRHQTIHRLHQILTTRQAARCLLAIAEYFHRLRALSSLWLARPRQD; from the exons ATGGGGTTCTCAAGAGctgttttagagagagaaagcagcAACAAGCACCTTCATCTAGTTGAGCCTACTGGCTTGAATATGGGTTCCAATAAAAACCAGCTAGTACTTGTGAACCAACATCAACAACAAATTCAAGATCCTTCTCCTCATCAACATCATCAGTATCAGCTGCAACAACAACAGCTGCAGAATAATCCTCAGATTCATCCGTATATGATGCAATCGTCTTCGTCTTCGTCGCCGATTCCTACCAACTTCAT AAGCAAAGATTCTGGAGCTTATGATTTGGGTGAGTTAGATCAAGctctctttctttattttgatGGACAACAAGACCCCTCATCTGTGCAAGACCAAAGGC AGAACACTGGGATGAGGCCACCAACTCTGAACATTTTCCCTTCACAGCCAATGCACATAGAGCCATTAACAACCAAG GGAAGTGTTGGATTAGTTTCTTCATCTCCAGCAACTAGTGGTTCGAAGAGACCATCTGAGCCGTCCATGGAGTCGACCAACCCCAAAAACAATGCTGCCACTGGTCCTGATCAAGCACCTGCCAAAGCAATCAAG CGTGAAGGTAACCGCAAAGGCCCGACATCAAGTTCAGAACAGGAAGGACCTAAAACGCCAGACCCCAAG ACACTGAGGAGACTTGCTCAAAATCGAGAGGCAGCTAGGAAAAGCAGACTTAGGAAAAAG GCTTATGTTCAGCAGCTAGAAACAAGTAGGATTAAGCTTACACAACTTGAACAAGAGCTACAAAGGGCTAGATCACAA ggGGTCTTTTATGGTGGAGGTGGTGCTCTAATGGGAGCTGACCAAAGTATTCCAGTTATGAACAACATAAGCTCAG TATTTGACATGGAGTACCAAAGGTGGCTAGAGGAACACCACAGACTGATGTGCGAGCTTCGAGCAGCGGTTCAAGAGCATATACCGGAGAATGAGTTACGGTTATTTGTCGACAATTGCTTAGCTCACTACGACGAGATTATGAACTTCAAAAGCATGGTGGTTAAGTCCGACGTTTTTCACCTTCTTTCCGGCATGTGGAAGTCTCCCGCCGAACGTTGCTTCATGTGGATGGGTGGTTTCCGGCCCTCCGAGCTCATCAAG ATTATACTGAACCAAATAGAGCCGTTAACGGAGCAACAGCTGTTGGGGATTTGCGGATTACAACAGTCAACACAGGAGGCCGAAGACGCTCTATCGCAAGGACTCGAGGCACTGAATCAATCTCTCTCAGACACCATTGCTTCTGACTCACTGAGTAGCCCACCTAACATGGGAAACTACATGGGGCAGATGGCCATAGCCATGAATAAGCTCTCCACACTTGAAGGCTTCGTAAGACAG